A genomic segment from Dermatobacter hominis encodes:
- a CDS encoding dihydrofolate reductase family protein — translation MRQLLPTATEVDDPLAVLADDDRPAPEDRPWVMANMVESVDGAFAVEGRSGGLGTPGDKAVFHSLRALADVVLVGAGTARAENYRRPTAVAAAAAVRAERGQEPAARLVLVSRSGHIPPDQRFLEGPGTDPLVVHSQELDPAQLPNGVEPLECGAPDGGVDLVGLLGRLRGMGTRWVLCEGGPGLLGQLHRADLVDELFVTISPSMVGGEDVGMLGHGPPLQRHRRLHRLWHDEDDALLATYRRRDDGAEGG, via the coding sequence ATGCGCCAGCTCCTGCCGACCGCGACCGAGGTCGACGACCCCCTGGCCGTCCTGGCCGACGACGACCGTCCCGCCCCGGAGGACCGGCCCTGGGTCATGGCCAACATGGTCGAGAGCGTCGACGGCGCGTTCGCCGTCGAGGGCCGCTCCGGCGGCCTCGGCACGCCGGGCGACAAGGCGGTGTTCCACTCGCTGCGGGCGCTGGCCGACGTCGTGCTCGTCGGCGCCGGGACCGCCCGGGCAGAGAACTACCGCCGGCCGACCGCGGTGGCCGCCGCCGCGGCGGTCCGGGCCGAGCGCGGGCAGGAGCCGGCGGCCCGGCTGGTGCTCGTCAGCCGCTCGGGGCACATCCCGCCGGACCAGCGGTTCCTCGAGGGGCCGGGGACGGACCCGCTCGTCGTCCACTCGCAGGAGCTCGACCCCGCGCAGCTGCCGAACGGCGTCGAGCCGCTGGAGTGCGGGGCCCCCGACGGCGGGGTCGACCTCGTCGGCCTCCTCGGCCGGCTCCGCGGGATGGGGACGCGGTGGGTGCTGTGCGAGGGCGGACCCGGCCTGCTCGGCCAGCTCCACCGGGCCGATCTCGTCGACGAGCTCTTCGTGACGATCTCGCCGTCGATGGTCGGCGGCGAGGACGTCGGGATGCTCGGCCACGGCCCGCCGCTGCAACGGCACCGCCGCCTGCACCGGCTGTGGCACGACGAGGACGACGCGCTGCTGGCGACCTACCGGCGCCGCGACGACGGCGCCGAGGGCGGCTGA
- the nrdR gene encoding transcriptional regulator NrdR: MRCPSCGGLEDRVVDSRAAEDGSTIRRRRQCEHCATRFTTFERIGEVSLVVVKRDGRREPYERAKVRSGLDSACKGRSIDAAVLDSLLSTVEDRLAVRGGEVESAQVGALVLEELRHLDGVAAVRFASVYKGFQGPEDFEREIQLLVEPPGPLPS; encoded by the coding sequence GTGCGGTGCCCCAGCTGCGGTGGACTCGAGGACCGGGTGGTCGACTCCCGCGCGGCCGAGGACGGCAGCACGATCCGCCGTCGGCGCCAGTGCGAGCACTGCGCCACGCGGTTCACGACCTTCGAGCGCATCGGCGAGGTCTCGCTGGTCGTCGTCAAGCGCGACGGTCGCCGCGAGCCGTACGAGCGCGCCAAGGTCCGCTCCGGGCTCGATTCCGCGTGCAAGGGCCGTTCGATCGACGCGGCGGTGCTCGACTCGCTCCTGTCGACCGTCGAGGACCGCCTCGCCGTCCGTGGCGGCGAGGTCGAGAGCGCGCAGGTCGGCGCGCTGGTGCTCGAGGAGCTGCGGCACCTCGACGGCGTGGCCGCCGTGCGCTTCGCGTCGGTGTACAAGGGCTTCCAGGGCCCCGAGGACTTCGAGCGCGAGATCCAGCTCCTCGTGGAGCCGCCCGGGCCGCTCCCGTCCTGA
- a CDS encoding LysM peptidoglycan-binding domain-containing protein produces the protein MAAVIELRTGERVADAPRRPQLRLVQGGRPAGAPAGPAAGATARPQLAPAPAVSARTYLVRRAAVVVVAAVLLLLAVQVLAGAGRAVAGALDVAPEASGQVHVVAPGETAWDLAARYAPGIDRRAAVDDLLALNGQGPLQVGQELRLPASFD, from the coding sequence ATGGCCGCAGTCATCGAACTCCGCACCGGCGAACGGGTCGCCGACGCCCCCCGACGCCCGCAGCTCCGCCTCGTCCAGGGCGGTCGTCCCGCCGGGGCCCCTGCCGGTCCGGCTGCTGGTGCCACCGCCCGGCCGCAGCTGGCGCCGGCGCCCGCCGTGTCGGCCCGGACCTACCTCGTCCGCCGGGCCGCGGTCGTCGTGGTGGCCGCCGTGCTCCTCCTGCTCGCCGTCCAGGTGCTCGCCGGGGCCGGCCGTGCCGTGGCCGGCGCCCTCGACGTCGCACCCGAGGCGTCGGGCCAGGTCCACGTGGTCGCCCCGGGCGAGACCGCCTGGGACCTCGCCGCCCGCTACGCCCCTGGCATCGACCGCCGCGCCGCCGTCGACGACCTGCTCGCCCTGAACGGCCAGGGCCCGCTGCAGGTGGGCCAGGAGCTGCGGCTCCCGGCCTCGTTCGACTGA
- the lexA gene encoding transcriptional repressor LexA: MSGATDPSTSAQLTQRQHDILVFIERTVGERGYPPSVREIGEAVGLASPSTVHSHLHTLQKLGYLRRDPTKPRAIEVTADTASGTTAERRPTRHVPLVGDVAAGTGVLAQEQVEELLPLPADFCGDGELFMLRVRGDSMIDAGILDGDFVVARVQERVANGDVVVAGIPGEEATVKTFTRSGSKVTLLPANERLEPMEFPAGDVSVYGRVVTVLRKL, translated from the coding sequence GTGAGCGGAGCGACGGATCCCAGCACGAGCGCCCAGCTGACGCAGCGCCAGCACGACATCCTGGTCTTCATCGAGCGGACGGTCGGCGAGCGCGGCTACCCGCCGTCGGTGCGGGAGATCGGTGAGGCGGTGGGGCTGGCGTCGCCGTCCACCGTGCACTCGCACCTCCACACCCTGCAGAAGCTCGGCTACCTCCGCCGCGACCCGACGAAGCCCCGGGCGATCGAGGTCACCGCCGACACCGCCAGCGGCACGACGGCCGAGCGCCGTCCCACGCGCCACGTCCCGCTCGTCGGCGACGTCGCCGCCGGGACCGGCGTGCTGGCCCAGGAGCAGGTCGAGGAGCTCCTCCCCCTCCCCGCCGACTTCTGCGGCGACGGCGAGCTGTTCATGCTCCGCGTGCGGGGCGACTCGATGATCGACGCCGGCATCCTCGATGGGGACTTCGTCGTCGCCCGGGTGCAGGAGCGTGTCGCCAACGGCGACGTCGTGGTGGCGGGGATCCCGGGCGAGGAGGCGACCGTCAAGACCTTCACCCGCTCCGGGTCGAAGGTGACGCTGCTGCCCGCGAACGAGCGCCTCGAGCCCATGGAGTTCCCCGCCGGCGACGTGTCGGTCTACGGCCGGGTCGTCACGGTCCTGCGCAAGCTCTGA
- a CDS encoding tetrahydrodipicolinate N-succinyltransferase N-terminal domain-containing protein → MSDQPRPTTAAEFEELVATARQRPGFAEPAAFGIGIATIADADGSVLDTWFTSLNLGTATGFAAVVADACGTEEPFGTVVLSPEQIAEVLARAEVHRGQPDAHPNVAAFEALSSLVERPNALPVRKVPVLTSISSLDAPPLDAHDVYLRLHLLSSRLVAPHGLSLEGQFGLLSNVVWTTLGPCDVASFPAAQRAIRSTGGVIGVTSVDKFPRMIDYVVPTGVRIADAERVRLGAHLADGTTVMHEGFVNFNAGTLGSSMVEGRISAGVVVGADTDVGGGASIMGTLSGGGKEVIAVGERCLIGANAGIGISLGDGCIVEAGLYVTAGTVVTLPDGTRSKAKELSGAPDLLFRRNSVSGTVEVLPREGTWQEGLNAALHAN, encoded by the coding sequence GTGAGCGACCAGCCCCGGCCGACCACCGCCGCCGAGTTCGAGGAGCTCGTGGCCACCGCCCGGCAGCGCCCCGGGTTCGCGGAGCCTGCCGCCTTCGGCATCGGCATCGCCACGATCGCCGACGCCGACGGCTCGGTGCTCGACACGTGGTTCACGTCGCTCAACCTGGGGACGGCCACGGGCTTCGCGGCCGTGGTCGCCGACGCCTGCGGGACCGAGGAGCCGTTCGGCACCGTGGTCCTGTCGCCCGAGCAGATCGCCGAGGTGCTGGCCCGGGCCGAGGTGCACCGCGGCCAGCCGGACGCGCACCCGAACGTCGCCGCGTTCGAGGCGCTCTCCTCGCTCGTCGAGCGCCCGAATGCCCTCCCGGTGCGGAAGGTCCCGGTGCTGACCTCGATCTCGTCGCTCGACGCGCCGCCGCTCGACGCCCACGACGTCTACCTGCGCCTGCACCTGCTGTCGTCGAGGCTCGTCGCCCCGCACGGGCTGAGCCTCGAGGGCCAGTTCGGCCTGCTGTCGAACGTCGTGTGGACCACCCTCGGGCCCTGCGACGTCGCCTCGTTCCCAGCGGCGCAGCGGGCCATCCGCAGCACCGGCGGGGTGATCGGCGTCACGAGCGTGGACAAGTTCCCGCGGATGATCGACTACGTGGTCCCCACGGGCGTCCGAATCGCGGATGCGGAGCGGGTCCGCCTCGGCGCCCACCTCGCCGACGGCACGACGGTGATGCACGAAGGCTTCGTGAACTTCAACGCCGGCACGCTGGGATCGTCGATGGTCGAGGGGCGCATCTCGGCGGGCGTCGTCGTGGGCGCCGACACCGATGTGGGCGGGGGCGCGTCGATCATGGGCACGCTGTCGGGGGGCGGCAAGGAGGTCATCGCGGTGGGGGAGCGGTGCCTCATCGGGGCGAACGCCGGCATCGGCATCTCGCTCGGCGACGGGTGCATCGTCGAGGCCGGCCTCTACGTCACCGCCGGGACCGTGGTGACGCTGCCGGACGGCACCCGGAGCAAGGCCAAGGAGCTGAGCGGCGCACCCGACCTGCTGTTCCGGCGCAACTCGGTGTCGGGGACGGTGGAGGTCCTGCCGCGCGAGGGCACGTGGCAGGAGGGCCTGAACGCCGCCCTGCACGCCAACTGA
- the dapE gene encoding succinyl-diaminopimelate desuccinylase: MTDAPADLLDRTAALVAVRSESFEEQSLADLVEQELRSLPHLVVDRVGDNVVARTDLGRPLRVVLGGHTDTVPANGNEVPRLDGDVLWGLGAADMKGGLAVMLELARRHEDPAVDVTYVFYAREEVAASESGLLELERERPDLLVGDAAVLGEPTDGSVEAGCQGVLRLRVTMAGARAHAARAWMGRNAIHRLGRLLAILEDYEPRQPVILGCQFHEALLATHVEGGVAGNVVPDRATADVVHRFAPDRDLEQAEAHVREVLAPVIEDGDTIEVLDRSPAAWPALEHPVVSTLVRRHGLDVRAKLGWTDVARFTEWGVPAINLGPGRATLAHTAEERVERASLERTWAVLDDLLAHGPDQT, translated from the coding sequence GTGACCGACGCGCCCGCCGACCTCCTCGACCGCACCGCGGCGCTCGTCGCGGTGCGCTCGGAGAGCTTCGAGGAGCAGTCGCTCGCCGACCTGGTCGAGCAGGAGCTGCGGTCCCTGCCGCACCTGGTCGTCGACCGCGTCGGCGACAACGTGGTGGCCCGGACCGACCTCGGCCGGCCGCTGCGGGTCGTCCTGGGCGGCCACACCGACACCGTGCCGGCCAACGGCAACGAGGTGCCGCGGCTCGACGGCGACGTCCTGTGGGGACTCGGCGCCGCCGACATGAAGGGCGGCCTGGCGGTGATGTTGGAGCTGGCGCGCCGGCACGAGGACCCGGCGGTCGACGTCACCTACGTCTTCTACGCCCGTGAGGAGGTCGCGGCCTCCGAGTCCGGGCTCCTGGAGCTGGAGCGCGAGCGCCCCGACCTGCTCGTCGGCGACGCCGCGGTGCTCGGCGAGCCCACCGACGGCTCCGTCGAGGCGGGCTGCCAGGGGGTGCTCCGGCTGCGCGTCACGATGGCGGGCGCCCGGGCACACGCGGCACGGGCGTGGATGGGTCGCAACGCCATCCACCGCCTCGGTCGCCTGCTGGCGATCCTCGAGGACTACGAGCCCCGCCAGCCGGTCATCCTCGGCTGCCAGTTCCACGAGGCGCTGCTCGCCACCCACGTCGAGGGCGGCGTCGCCGGCAACGTCGTGCCCGACCGGGCGACGGCCGACGTCGTGCACCGCTTCGCCCCGGACCGCGACCTCGAGCAGGCCGAGGCCCACGTCCGCGAGGTGCTGGCACCCGTCATCGAGGACGGCGACACCATCGAGGTGCTCGACCGCTCACCTGCGGCCTGGCCGGCGCTCGAGCACCCGGTGGTGTCGACGCTCGTCCGCCGCCACGGGCTCGACGTGCGGGCGAAGCTCGGCTGGACCGACGTCGCCCGCTTCACCGAGTGGGGCGTCCCGGCCATCAACCTCGGCCCGGGGCGGGCGACCCTGGCCCACACGGCCGAGGAGCGCGTCGAGCGCGCGAGCCTGGAGCGGACGTGGGCCGTGCTCGACGACCTGCTGGCCCACGGACCCGACCAGACCTAA